A stretch of the Duncaniella dubosii genome encodes the following:
- the guaA gene encoding glutamine-hydrolyzing GMP synthase gives MQEKIIILDFGSQTTQLIGRRVRELGEYCEILPYNKFPYDDPSVIGVILSGSPFSVYDDKAFRTELDRLRGHLPVLGICYGAQFIAYTSGGSVEPAPSREYGRAHLTKIDTTSPLFKNIPVGSQVWMSHGDTITSIPEGFKTIASTDKVAIAAYQVEGEQTWGVQFHPEVYHSEHGTQLLRNFVVDICGGKQDWTAESFIESTVAQLKEQLGDDKVVLGLSGGVDSSVAAVLLNRAIGKNLTCIFVDHGMLRKNEFRNVLHDYECLGLNVVGVDASEKFFSELEGVTEPERKRKIIGKGFIDVFDAEAHKIKDVKWLAQGTIYPDCIESLSITGTTIKSHHNVGGLPEKMNLKLCEPLRLLFKDEVRAVGRQLGMPEHLIKRHPFPGPGLAVRILGDITPEKVRILQDADDIFIQGLRDWDLYDKVWQAGAILLPVQSVGVMGDERTYERAIALRAVTSTDAMTADWAHLPYDFMAKVSNDIINKVKGVNRVCYDISSKPPATIEWE, from the coding sequence ATGCAGGAAAAGATTATTATTCTCGATTTCGGGTCGCAGACCACTCAGCTTATAGGGCGTAGAGTCCGCGAGCTCGGAGAGTATTGCGAGATTCTTCCTTACAACAAGTTCCCTTATGATGATCCGTCGGTTATCGGCGTGATTTTGTCGGGTTCGCCTTTCTCTGTCTATGACGACAAGGCGTTCAGAACCGAGCTTGACCGTCTGCGCGGTCATCTCCCTGTGCTCGGCATCTGCTATGGCGCTCAGTTCATCGCCTACACTTCGGGTGGCAGCGTCGAGCCTGCACCATCGCGTGAATACGGACGTGCGCATCTGACAAAGATTGACACGACAAGTCCGCTGTTCAAAAACATTCCGGTCGGGAGTCAGGTGTGGATGAGCCACGGCGACACCATCACTTCGATTCCTGAGGGATTCAAGACCATAGCTTCAACCGACAAGGTTGCTATCGCAGCCTATCAGGTGGAAGGCGAACAGACTTGGGGCGTGCAGTTCCATCCAGAGGTCTATCATTCGGAACATGGCACTCAGCTGCTCCGCAATTTTGTCGTGGACATCTGTGGCGGCAAGCAGGACTGGACAGCCGAATCGTTTATCGAAAGCACCGTTGCCCAGCTTAAAGAGCAGCTTGGCGACGATAAAGTTGTGCTTGGCCTTAGCGGCGGTGTCGACTCATCGGTGGCTGCCGTGCTTCTCAACCGTGCTATCGGCAAGAATCTCACCTGTATTTTCGTTGACCACGGAATGCTGCGTAAGAATGAATTCCGCAACGTGCTCCATGACTATGAGTGCCTTGGGCTGAACGTGGTCGGTGTTGATGCCTCAGAGAAGTTCTTCAGCGAGCTTGAAGGAGTGACAGAGCCTGAACGCAAGCGCAAGATTATCGGAAAGGGATTCATAGATGTGTTTGATGCCGAAGCTCATAAAATCAAGGATGTGAAATGGCTGGCGCAGGGAACAATCTATCCTGACTGTATCGAAAGCCTTTCGATCACCGGCACTACCATCAAGAGCCATCACAATGTGGGCGGACTTCCGGAAAAGATGAATCTGAAGCTTTGCGAGCCTTTGCGTCTGCTTTTCAAAGACGAGGTACGTGCAGTGGGTCGTCAGCTTGGAATGCCTGAGCATCTGATTAAGCGCCATCCATTCCCCGGGCCGGGACTTGCAGTGCGTATTCTCGGTGACATCACGCCGGAAAAGGTACGTATACTTCAGGATGCCGACGATATTTTTATTCAGGGTCTCCGCGACTGGGATCTTTACGATAAAGTATGGCAGGCGGGCGCAATCCTGCTTCCTGTTCAGAGTGTCGGTGTGATGGGCGACGAACGTACCTACGAGCGTGCAATCGCTCTGCGTGCGGTTACATCAACTGACGCGATGACAGCCGACTGGGCTCATCTCCCTTACGATTTCATGGCAAAGGTGAGCAACGATATCATCAATAAGGTGAAGGGAGTAAACCGTGTGTGCTACGACATCTCCTCAAAACCACCGGCCACAATCGAATGGGAGTGA
- a CDS encoding RNA polymerase sigma factor, giving the protein MGTQEFQNKLMSLQGNLLNFAYMLTSNRDNAYDLLQDTTLKALDNESKYVDNTNFKGWVFTIMRNIFINNYRRVARSATVIDQTEDLYHLNLSQDSGLETPEGAFGANEISDAINEFPDEYRIPFSMHIAGYKYNEIAEKMNLPLGTVKSRIFFARKKLQTRFADYR; this is encoded by the coding sequence ATGGGAACTCAGGAATTTCAGAACAAGCTGATGAGCCTTCAAGGCAATCTTCTTAATTTTGCCTATATGCTCACCTCTAACCGAGACAATGCTTATGATCTGCTACAGGACACCACCCTGAAAGCCCTTGACAATGAAAGCAAATATGTTGATAACACCAACTTCAAAGGCTGGGTTTTCACCATCATGCGCAACATTTTCATCAACAACTACCGTCGCGTGGCCCGTTCGGCTACCGTGATTGACCAGACTGAAGATCTCTATCATCTGAATCTTTCTCAGGATTCCGGTCTTGAGACTCCCGAAGGTGCTTTCGGGGCAAACGAGATTTCAGATGCTATCAACGAATTTCCCGACGAATACCGTATTCCGTTCTCAATGCACATAGCCGGCTATAAGTACAATGAAATCGCTGAGAAAATGAATCTCCCCCTCGGCACTGTCAAGAGCCGCATTTTCTTCGCGCGCAAAAAACTTCAGACGCGTTTCGCCGACTATCGTTGA